Proteins encoded by one window of Portunus trituberculatus isolate SZX2019 chromosome 27, ASM1759143v1, whole genome shotgun sequence:
- the LOC123509892 gene encoding ras-associated and pleckstrin homology domains-containing protein 1-like isoform X1: protein MMSMQIYLAMVLAAWAVVVGTCSSSTVSCDSCGPECQTACGTKNFRACCFNFLRRRRSYSLPVRRSQGVGTAAEWKALRGALMSPAAASRGLPFAQFLEASETDPAPQPTKHHRDPSSLASVLTTLLQDSSMDEEDEDEMLELEGEGGGEGIPEASADDATLSRLVAFAFHQPPPPPRSPLNQHYPAHSPPPPPPAGDVGK, encoded by the exons CAGCGTGGGCGGTGGTGGTCGGGACGTGTTCGTCCAGCACCGTGTCGTGTGACTCCTGCGGCCCTGAGTGCCAGACGGCTTGTGGCACCAAAAACTTCAGGGCGTGCTGTTTCAACTTCCTGAGGCGCCGCCGCTCCTACTCCCTGCCtgtgcg CAGAAGCCAAGGTGTCGGAACAGCCGCTGAATGGAAGGCGCTGCGTGGAGCCCTAAtgtcaccagcagcagcatcccGGGGGCTTCCTTTCGCTCAGTTCCTCGAGGCATCGGAGACAGACCCCGCCCCGCAGCCAACCAAACACCACAGGGATCCCAGTAGCCTCGCCTCCGTGCTCACCACTCTTCTGCAGGATTCGAGCATggacgaagaggacgaggacgaaatGCTGGAGctggagggtgaaggaggcggtgaagggaTTCCTGAAGCTAGCGCTGACGATGCTACGCTGTCCCGCTTGGTAGCATTTGCTTTCCACCAGCCACCCCCACCGCCACGCTCACCCCTCAACCAGCACTACCCTGCGcattccccacctcctcctcctccggcaggCGACGTGGGGAAGTAA
- the LOC123509892 gene encoding ras-associated and pleckstrin homology domains-containing protein 1-like isoform X2, whose amino-acid sequence MMSMQIYLAMVLAWAVVVGTCSSSTVSCDSCGPECQTACGTKNFRACCFNFLRRRRSYSLPVRRSQGVGTAAEWKALRGALMSPAAASRGLPFAQFLEASETDPAPQPTKHHRDPSSLASVLTTLLQDSSMDEEDEDEMLELEGEGGGEGIPEASADDATLSRLVAFAFHQPPPPPRSPLNQHYPAHSPPPPPPAGDVGK is encoded by the exons CGTGGGCGGTGGTGGTCGGGACGTGTTCGTCCAGCACCGTGTCGTGTGACTCCTGCGGCCCTGAGTGCCAGACGGCTTGTGGCACCAAAAACTTCAGGGCGTGCTGTTTCAACTTCCTGAGGCGCCGCCGCTCCTACTCCCTGCCtgtgcg CAGAAGCCAAGGTGTCGGAACAGCCGCTGAATGGAAGGCGCTGCGTGGAGCCCTAAtgtcaccagcagcagcatcccGGGGGCTTCCTTTCGCTCAGTTCCTCGAGGCATCGGAGACAGACCCCGCCCCGCAGCCAACCAAACACCACAGGGATCCCAGTAGCCTCGCCTCCGTGCTCACCACTCTTCTGCAGGATTCGAGCATggacgaagaggacgaggacgaaatGCTGGAGctggagggtgaaggaggcggtgaagggaTTCCTGAAGCTAGCGCTGACGATGCTACGCTGTCCCGCTTGGTAGCATTTGCTTTCCACCAGCCACCCCCACCGCCACGCTCACCCCTCAACCAGCACTACCCTGCGcattccccacctcctcctcctccggcaggCGACGTGGGGAAGTAA
- the LOC123509892 gene encoding uncharacterized protein LOC123509892 isoform X3 produces MMSMQIYLAMVLAAWAVVVGTCSSSTVSCDSCGPECQTACGTKNFRACCFNFLRRRRSYSLPVRSQGVGTAAEWKALRGALMSPAAASRGLPFAQFLEASETDPAPQPTKHHRDPSSLASVLTTLLQDSSMDEEDEDEMLELEGEGGGEGIPEASADDATLSRLVAFAFHQPPPPPRSPLNQHYPAHSPPPPPPAGDVGK; encoded by the exons CAGCGTGGGCGGTGGTGGTCGGGACGTGTTCGTCCAGCACCGTGTCGTGTGACTCCTGCGGCCCTGAGTGCCAGACGGCTTGTGGCACCAAAAACTTCAGGGCGTGCTGTTTCAACTTCCTGAGGCGCCGCCGCTCCTACTCCCTGCCtgtgcg AAGCCAAGGTGTCGGAACAGCCGCTGAATGGAAGGCGCTGCGTGGAGCCCTAAtgtcaccagcagcagcatcccGGGGGCTTCCTTTCGCTCAGTTCCTCGAGGCATCGGAGACAGACCCCGCCCCGCAGCCAACCAAACACCACAGGGATCCCAGTAGCCTCGCCTCCGTGCTCACCACTCTTCTGCAGGATTCGAGCATggacgaagaggacgaggacgaaatGCTGGAGctggagggtgaaggaggcggtgaagggaTTCCTGAAGCTAGCGCTGACGATGCTACGCTGTCCCGCTTGGTAGCATTTGCTTTCCACCAGCCACCCCCACCGCCACGCTCACCCCTCAACCAGCACTACCCTGCGcattccccacctcctcctcctccggcaggCGACGTGGGGAAGTAA